From the genome of Flavobacterium ovatum, one region includes:
- a CDS encoding WYL domain-containing protein yields MSKLIYFKRYLYVVDRLRSLPSNFASLQKYVIDKLQKDEVDTDFEYAIRTFERDKSDIDALFGIVIQYDRKDKTYFIDEDEIEDQSVTRMIDAFSIHHALQEGNKLSPSVFLEKRKSLGTEHIHGIIHAIQNNFILKFTHQKHWEDFTTQRIVKPIAIKESQQRWYLVALDKKDEVIKTFGMDRISNLIVTDTKFKPIPYNVEKEFKDAFGVETYEPATKIVLEFTKVQGNYAKSFPLHDSQHILEENEERVLLAIFIHPTHDIIMEILKLGAEVKVIEPIFLQNEVKNRIAEMGKLYQ; encoded by the coding sequence ATGTCAAAATTAATCTATTTCAAAAGGTATTTGTATGTGGTGGACCGTTTAAGAAGTCTACCTTCAAATTTTGCAAGTTTACAAAAATATGTGATTGACAAACTTCAAAAAGACGAAGTTGACACTGATTTTGAGTACGCCATCAGAACATTTGAGCGGGATAAAAGCGACATAGATGCACTTTTCGGAATTGTAATTCAATACGATCGCAAAGACAAAACCTATTTTATTGACGAAGACGAAATCGAAGACCAATCGGTAACCCGCATGATTGATGCGTTTTCTATTCATCATGCTTTGCAGGAAGGTAACAAATTATCTCCAAGCGTATTCCTAGAAAAACGAAAATCGTTAGGAACAGAGCATATTCACGGCATTATACATGCAATCCAAAACAATTTCATTTTAAAATTCACCCATCAAAAACACTGGGAAGATTTCACAACCCAACGTATCGTAAAGCCAATTGCCATCAAAGAATCACAACAACGATGGTACTTAGTAGCTCTTGATAAAAAAGATGAAGTAATTAAAACTTTTGGAATGGACCGAATTTCAAATTTGATTGTTACGGATACCAAGTTCAAACCCATTCCTTACAATGTCGAAAAAGAATTCAAAGACGCTTTTGGAGTTGAAACGTATGAACCTGCCACAAAAATAGTTTTGGAATTTACAAAAGTACAAGGCAATTACGCCAAAAGTTTTCCCTTGCACGATTCCCAACATATTTTAGAAGAAAATGAAGAACGGGTTTTATTAGCCATTTTTATCCATCCTACCCATGACATTATCATGGAGATTCTAAAATTGGGTGCAGAAGTAAAAGTTATTGAACCAATTTTTTTGCAAAATGAAGTAAAAAATAGGATTGCCGAGATGGGGAAATTGTATCAATAA
- a CDS encoding PD-(D/E)XK nuclease family protein, translating into MNNLKILLSQTNSLLNNYEKLAKITGENFNIFSVMGMESNEVKTHSAIIGELLNPKGSHGLDEVPLKLFIEQITSGLNNVENPIDLNSKFSLDTKNSHSIVEEHAGIINEDKTEGGRIDIVIKDKANKAILIENKIYAGEQENQLLRYNNKYPDAPILFLTLNGNPPSSVGEKMTLNETYFLISYKKDIIEWLEKCLKEAVKFPMLREVIQQYIYLLKKLTHQTTNNQMAAEIKEIIKANYLAAKEIHNNFNKVKQEVLESFWNDLERELKNDGKIKNEGWEVKTDTFSFQNQFRYLLIYSKAATDKCYFYFRYNINTFETLCGIIINREINLDNIKEFTGKEINEILGLDNLKSAKNSVIYSSMSYANFNNDGEILKMLSVEEKKKLINEYSEKILEYVFNNEHLFKKISDYLNSDEFKQKFEKHSANN; encoded by the coding sequence ATGAATAATTTAAAAATACTGCTTTCACAAACTAATTCTTTGTTAAATAATTATGAAAAATTAGCGAAAATAACTGGAGAAAATTTCAATATTTTTTCTGTTATGGGAATGGAAAGCAATGAAGTAAAAACACATTCAGCCATAATTGGAGAATTGCTAAATCCTAAAGGAAGTCACGGTTTAGATGAAGTTCCATTGAAATTGTTTATTGAACAAATTACATCTGGATTGAATAATGTCGAAAACCCAATTGATCTTAATTCTAAATTTAGTTTAGATACTAAAAATTCACATTCAATAGTTGAGGAACACGCGGGTATTATAAATGAAGATAAAACGGAAGGCGGGAGAATAGATATTGTAATAAAAGATAAAGCAAACAAAGCAATTTTAATTGAAAATAAAATCTACGCTGGCGAGCAAGAAAATCAATTACTAAGATATAACAATAAATATCCAGATGCTCCAATTTTATTTTTAACACTGAATGGAAATCCTCCATCATCTGTTGGAGAAAAAATGACGCTAAATGAAACCTATTTTTTGATTTCATATAAAAAAGATATTATTGAATGGCTTGAAAAATGTCTAAAAGAAGCTGTAAAATTCCCGATGCTCAGAGAAGTAATTCAGCAATATATTTATTTATTAAAAAAATTAACCCATCAAACAACTAACAATCAAATGGCAGCAGAAATAAAAGAAATTATTAAAGCAAATTATTTAGCAGCAAAAGAAATCCATAATAACTTCAATAAGGTAAAACAGGAAGTTTTAGAAAGTTTTTGGAATGATCTCGAAAGAGAATTAAAAAATGACGGTAAAATTAAAAACGAAGGATGGGAAGTAAAAACAGATACATTTTCGTTTCAAAATCAATTTCGCTATTTGTTAATTTATTCTAAAGCAGCAACAGATAAATGTTATTTCTATTTCAGATATAATATAAATACTTTTGAAACTCTTTGTGGAATTATTATTAATCGAGAGATTAACTTAGATAATATAAAAGAGTTTACTGGAAAGGAAATTAATGAAATTCTAGGATTAGACAATTTAAAATCAGCTAAAAATTCAGTAATATATTCAAGTATGTCGTATGCAAATTTCAACAATGATGGTGAAATTTTAAAAATGTTATCAGTAGAGGAAAAGAAAAAATTGATTAATGAATATTCAGAAAAAATTCTTGAGTATGTATTTAATAACGAACATCTTTTTAAAAAAATTTCTGACTACTTAAATAGTGATGAATTCAAGCAAAAATTTGAAAAACACTCAGCAAATAACTAA
- a CDS encoding thioredoxin family protein — MARIESNMLALGTKAPDFYLNDRTSETKNFNFSDCKGEKGTLVMFICNHCPFVHHVIEEVVRIANDYRVQGLGIVAISSNDSINFPQDGPELMTEYAFENSFEFPYLFDPTQEAAKAYQAACTPDFYLFDQQDLLVYRGQMDDSRPGNGISISGNDLRGAIDSVLYNRVMNPNQKPSIGCGIKWK; from the coding sequence ATGGCTCGAATCGAATCAAACATGCTCGCATTAGGGACTAAAGCTCCTGACTTTTACCTAAACGATAGAACTTCTGAAACTAAAAATTTCAATTTTAGTGATTGTAAAGGTGAAAAAGGAACGCTCGTTATGTTCATCTGCAACCATTGTCCTTTTGTGCATCATGTTATAGAAGAGGTTGTTCGCATAGCCAATGATTATCGAGTTCAAGGTCTCGGAATCGTTGCAATTTCTAGCAATGATAGTATTAATTTCCCTCAAGACGGACCAGAGTTAATGACCGAATACGCATTTGAAAATAGTTTTGAATTCCCCTATCTATTTGATCCGACACAAGAAGCAGCCAAAGCCTATCAAGCGGCTTGTACTCCTGATTTTTATTTGTTTGACCAACAAGATCTGTTGGTTTATCGTGGTCAAATGGATGACAGCAGACCCGGAAACGGAATTTCAATAAGCGGCAATGATTTACGCGGTGCAATTGACAGCGTTTTATACAACCGTGTTATGAATCCCAACCAAAAACCTAGTATTGGGTGTGGAATTAAGTGGAAGTAA
- a CDS encoding PD-(D/E)XK nuclease family protein has product MTEITNLLQQVSIIQKKYDEIAMITGENFNIFSILSMERREVKTHSAFLGELLNPKGSHGLKDLFLKLFIKEVCGDNLNEFETASANAITEEYISVINEDKTKGGRVDIVIKDAKGNVILIENKIDAYEQENQLIRYRNAYPQAKILFLTLTGYDSNTASEVDNNQKDYISISYKEQIVDWLEFCLKEAVNHPMLREAIKQYIYLIKKLTNQTTHQNMENEILDKILNNPQNLESALTITGIGTEKIKLEICKRLISKIKDKIGKDLTSENYDDTVPYGKYESGMWFSKNTDFKIGVLLFFNNNFNLELGIDVNSDDGEIRQSIREINDSQTNWVKRDAEFDKNFNNLKWEEVLEENNVNEIVIKINQLIEVVKEIKTEKS; this is encoded by the coding sequence ATGACAGAAATAACTAATTTATTACAACAGGTTTCAATCATTCAAAAGAAGTATGATGAAATCGCTATGATTACAGGAGAAAATTTTAATATTTTTTCAATTCTTTCAATGGAAAGAAGAGAAGTAAAAACCCATTCTGCATTTTTGGGCGAATTATTAAATCCTAAAGGAAGTCACGGTTTGAAAGATTTGTTTTTAAAACTTTTTATAAAAGAAGTTTGTGGAGATAATTTAAATGAGTTTGAAACAGCTTCTGCAAATGCTATTACCGAAGAATATATTTCTGTAATTAATGAAGACAAAACTAAAGGAGGAAGAGTTGACATAGTGATAAAAGACGCTAAAGGAAACGTAATACTAATAGAAAATAAAATTGATGCTTATGAACAAGAAAATCAACTAATTAGGTATAGAAATGCTTATCCACAAGCAAAGATTTTATTTTTAACTTTGACTGGATATGATTCAAATACAGCATCAGAAGTAGACAATAATCAAAAAGATTATATATCTATTTCGTATAAAGAACAAATTGTTGATTGGCTTGAATTTTGTTTAAAAGAAGCTGTAAATCATCCAATGCTTAGGGAAGCAATAAAACAATATATTTATCTAATAAAAAAATTAACAAATCAAACAACACACCAAAACATGGAAAATGAGATTTTAGATAAAATTTTAAATAATCCCCAAAATTTAGAAAGTGCTTTGACAATTACTGGGATTGGGACTGAAAAAATTAAATTGGAAATTTGCAAAAGACTTATTAGTAAAATAAAAGACAAAATAGGAAAAGATTTAACAAGCGAAAATTATGATGATACAGTGCCATATGGTAAATATGAGTCAGGAATGTGGTTTTCTAAAAATACTGATTTCAAGATTGGAGTTTTACTTTTTTTTAATAATAATTTTAATTTAGAATTGGGAATAGATGTTAATTCTGATGATGGTGAGATAAGACAAAGCATAAGAGAAATAAATGATAGTCAAACAAATTGGGTTAAAAGGGATGCGGAATTTGACAAAAACTTCAATAATCTTAAGTGGGAAGAGGTATTAGAAGAAAACAATGTTAATGAAATTGTGATTAAAATTAACCAGCTTATAGAAGTTGTAAAAGAAATTAAAACAGAGAAAAGTTAA